In Paenibacillus sp. FSL M7-0420, a single genomic region encodes these proteins:
- a CDS encoding AraC family transcriptional regulator, giving the protein MRMNWSVRPAVYLYWEQKNQFLLEHDTYPVWTLFAVEQGQFAYRFGDHEGEGGSGDIIVCPPGTTFYRRTISPLTFHFIQFEWEEEEGPEDAATLGGRWTVRDVERLMSTCRYMRSIGRGIQEEPGYSRMKHMLEDLWRLLEIERSSASEELRSGETSPGPLMQQAKQWLLEHACTPMTLQELAATLAITPVQLTRRFRAAYGKAPSDFVTGLRLRRACQLLEDSRLPIELIAQQCGYENGFYLSRVFTAKLGLTPSRYRKLHRV; this is encoded by the coding sequence ATGCGCATGAATTGGTCGGTTCGTCCGGCAGTCTATCTGTATTGGGAGCAGAAAAATCAGTTCCTGCTGGAGCACGACACCTACCCCGTGTGGACCTTATTTGCGGTGGAGCAGGGACAATTCGCTTACCGCTTCGGAGACCACGAAGGGGAAGGAGGGTCCGGGGATATCATTGTATGTCCGCCGGGGACAACCTTTTACCGGAGAACAATTAGTCCGTTGACCTTTCATTTCATACAATTCGAATGGGAGGAAGAGGAGGGACCGGAGGACGCCGCAACGCTTGGAGGCAGATGGACTGTCCGGGATGTGGAGCGCCTGATGTCTACCTGCCGCTATATGCGGAGTATCGGAAGAGGGATTCAGGAGGAGCCGGGCTATAGCCGGATGAAGCATATGCTGGAGGATTTGTGGAGGCTGCTTGAAATTGAGCGCAGCAGTGCATCCGAGGAGCTGCGCTCTGGAGAGACAAGCCCGGGCCCGCTGATGCAGCAGGCTAAGCAATGGCTGCTGGAGCATGCCTGTACACCTATGACCCTGCAGGAGCTGGCGGCTACCCTTGCTATTACACCGGTACAATTAACGCGGCGTTTCCGTGCAGCCTATGGGAAGGCCCCTTCAGACTTCGTAACCGGACTCCGGCTCAGACGGGCCTGCCAGCTCTTGGAGGATTCAAGGTTGCCCATTGAGCTGATCGCCCAGCAGTGCGGTTACGAGAACGGCTTCTATCTGAGCCGGGTGTTCACGGCGAAG